CCGAAGTCCTGACGGTTAATCGTCGTCGTTGCCTTGCCGCCCACGACCTTCGCGCCCCACGGCGTTGCGATTTCGCTGTTAAAACCGTCCAACATGAACGTCACTTCCTTCGTGACGCCGCGAATCGTCAGATCACCCGTCAACGTGCCTTGCCCGGTGCCGTCTGCTTCGCGCTCTTCGACACAAACGTCATGGTCGGAAATTTCTCGACGTCAAAAAAAGTCCGCACTCTTCAGGTGGCCGTCGCGCTTCTCATCGCGCGTAT
This DNA window, taken from bacterium, encodes the following:
- a CDS encoding YceI family protein, producing the protein MTGDLTIRGVTKEVTFMLDGFNSEIATPWGAKVVGGKATTTINRQDFGVSWNKTLDAGGVVVGDDVEITLELEFNRPA